CAGAAAGGGAAGATGCCGTCTCTGGCGCCCCACAGGGAAAGCGTCGCCGCCAGAAGGCCGAGCGTGGATGAGCCGACATCGCCCATGAATATCCGCGCCGGCGGGAAATTGAAAAAAAGGAATCCCGCGGAAGCAGCCGCAATGATCAGACTGACGGCCAGAAATGCGTCATGCCCGGCGGTCCAGCCCATGATGGCAAAAATCCCAAATCCAAACACCGCCATGCCGCCGGCAAACCCGTCCATCCCGTCCATGAAGTTGTAAAGATTAATCATCCAAACGATAAACAGGACTGAAAGCGACACACCGACAGGATATGACAAGTCCATGATTGTACCGGGTGCTTCAAATCTGTGTGGAATGAAACCGCTGTAGAGAATAGCCGCTGCTGCCAGCATATGCGCGGTTAGACGATAGATGGGCGGCACAGAATAACGATCATCAAGAAATGAAACTGCGGCTACTATCAAAATACCAGACATAATTCCGGCATATCCTTGGACAGGACGGAAGAAATCAGAGGCTAAACCAATAATAATGATGGCAATAAGGATTGCCAGACCACCGTTGCGCGGCACGGGCCGGTCATGAA
The sequence above is drawn from the Sulfuricaulis sp. genome and encodes:
- a CDS encoding glycosyltransferase family 4 protein, producing MNLLVVTVLTAMAFVLSALLTRLCLSPGSVVFVLDYPNDRSLHDRPVPRNGGLAILIAIIIIGLASDFFRPVQGYAGIMSGILIVAAVSFLDDRYSVPPIYRLTAHMLAAAAILYSGFIPHRFEAPGTIMDLSYPVGVSLSVLFIVWMINLYNFMDGMDGFAGGMAVFGFGIFAIMGWTAGHDAFLAVSLIIAAASAGFLFFNFPPARIFMGDVGSSTLGLLAATLSLWGARDGIFPFWIALLVFSPFIVDATVTLFRRLLRGDKIWQAHKTHFYQRLVQAGWGHRKTVLWEYVLMAACAGSAIWVVRQTETVQWWTIGFWTMVYALLIAMVRRLEAGNLRTRKEDHRA